From Waddliaceae bacterium, the proteins below share one genomic window:
- a CDS encoding sodium-dependent transporter: MKTQTSRKGWGSRIGFILATSGAAVGLGNIQRFPYIAAESGGAVFVLLYLLCVLVLGLPLIFVEFSLGRHTHKNPVCAIEAIRPNSRWKYVGFLSIATAFFILTYYSVIAGWTIGYFVKMLRGEELDLNAFTSNAPVVLSYMAIFMLSVIYIVKKGVKKGIERYSKILMPMLLLLLIGLIIRSLTLPNSGAGMRFYLEPDFSEINGRVFINALSQAFFSLCIGEAVLITYGSYTSKEDNLISSGCYIALFDTLIAILSGLIIFPALFAFGYTPGEAGVGLSFVVLPKIFAAMPFGNIFGASFFLLLGFAALTTSIALLEMPVAYLVDSKKCSRSVAVWAVGIAAFILSIPAALSKGASPFLSTMEFLGNRGFYDIMDFVWGNMGMVFGGLLLAIFTGWVWGTKNAAKELRQGCKHFTWQSTVWGVIVRYVAPIVILAILASFFI, encoded by the coding sequence ATGAAAACACAAACATCACGAAAAGGTTGGGGATCACGAATAGGGTTTATTTTGGCGACGTCAGGAGCTGCCGTCGGTCTAGGCAACATCCAGCGTTTCCCATATATCGCCGCCGAGAGCGGTGGAGCCGTCTTCGTGTTATTATACCTTCTATGTGTTCTTGTCCTAGGCCTCCCCCTTATCTTCGTAGAATTTTCCTTGGGAAGGCATACCCATAAGAACCCGGTATGTGCCATCGAAGCGATACGCCCTAACAGCCGATGGAAATATGTAGGATTTCTAAGCATAGCGACGGCGTTCTTCATACTGACATACTATTCCGTCATTGCGGGATGGACTATTGGCTATTTCGTTAAGATGCTCCGTGGCGAAGAGCTCGACCTCAATGCCTTTACTTCCAATGCTCCTGTAGTGTTGTCATATATGGCTATCTTCATGCTTAGCGTGATATATATCGTAAAAAAAGGAGTTAAGAAAGGAATAGAACGATATAGCAAGATCCTTATGCCGATGCTATTACTGCTATTAATAGGGCTAATAATACGCTCATTGACGCTACCAAACAGTGGTGCCGGGATGAGGTTTTACTTAGAGCCCGATTTCTCAGAGATAAACGGCAGGGTGTTTATCAACGCCCTAAGTCAGGCGTTCTTTTCACTTTGTATCGGAGAAGCCGTACTGATAACATATGGTAGCTACACCTCCAAGGAAGACAACCTTATATCTTCTGGGTGTTATATCGCTCTTTTCGATACACTCATAGCGATCCTTTCTGGTCTGATAATATTCCCGGCGCTTTTTGCTTTCGGCTACACTCCTGGCGAGGCTGGTGTTGGTTTATCATTCGTGGTACTTCCTAAGATTTTCGCCGCTATGCCTTTCGGTAATATTTTTGGGGCATCGTTTTTCCTTCTTCTTGGTTTCGCTGCTCTTACTACTAGCATTGCTCTTCTTGAGATGCCTGTTGCTTATCTTGTTGACAGCAAGAAATGCTCCCGCAGTGTTGCTGTCTGGGCTGTTGGCATTGCAGCGTTTATTTTAAGCATTCCTGCTGCGTTATCGAAGGGGGCCAGTCCTTTTCTTTCTACTATGGAGTTCCTTGGCAATCGCGGTTTCTATGACATCATGGATTTCGTTTGGGGAAACATGGGGATGGTTTTTGGAGGCTTGCTTCTTGCGATATTCACTGGATGGGTATGGGGCACTAAGAACGCCGCCAAAGAGCTACGCCAGGGTTGCAAGCATTTCACCTGGCAAAGCACTGTCTGGGGTGTTATCGTACGCTATGTCGCTCCTATTGTCATCCTTGCGATATTGGCAAGCTTTTTCATATAA